The genomic segment AAAAATTGACTTTTTAAACGCTCAGCCATACAGCCTAAAACACCCACTTTCATTTTTGGGTTCGTTCGTTTTACGGCGTTGTATTTTTCCAGACGTTTACGAATTGTCTGTTCAGCTTTGTCACGAATCGAGCAGGTGTTAACCAAAACCAAATCAGCTTCTTCTAAAACTGAAGTTGTATTGTATCCTCCATCAGACAAAATGGAAGCTACGACTTCACTGTCTGAAAAATTCATTGCACAGCCGTAACTTTCTATAAAGAGTTTTTTAGTATTCTCAGGTTTATTTTCTAAAACAAGACTTTCGCCTTGTTTGCTTTCTTCAATAATCTTTTCCATTGTAAAAATTCAAAGTGCAAAGATAGGGCAAATGTGTTCAATATGACAAGATGGCAGAGAAGAAATTTTAGATTTTAGATTTCGGATTTTAGAATGATAAAGAAAATCTGTTTAGAGGAATTAAAATAATTAAATAACCACAGATTAAAAAGATTAAAATGATTTCTCAAAGCTTTGTGTGCTTTGCGAAAAAACTTTAACAAACTTTGCGTTAAAAAATAAATCTAGAAAAGCAGATTTTACGTTTATAGAAATTATGATAAGTAATTTCAGAATCTAAAATCTAAATTCAGAAATCTAAAATAAAGGAATTTGACGGTCATAATCCGTTAAAAGTTATACCTATATATATTATCGAGAATATTACAGATAAATCTGCAATTTTAAGTTTCATAATATCAAAATACCTCAAAAATTCAATCACAAGGTTAATATTTAAAAAAAATAAATACTTTTGTTGCAGAAAATAAGAGCAATGGCAAAGAATTTAGTAATAGTGGAGTCACCTGCAAAGGCGAAAACGATCGAGAAATTTCTCGGGAGTGATTTTCAGGTGGAGTCGAGTTATGGTCACATAGCCGACTTACCATCAAAGGAAATAGGAGTGGATGTAGAGAATGGTTTTAAACCTAAATATGAAGTTTCTCCGGATAAAAAAGCCTTGGTAACTAAACTTAAGTCACTATCTAAGAATGCCGAAACGGTTTGGTTAGCATCCGATGAGGACCGCGAAGGAGAGGCTATTTCATGGCACTTGGCGGAAGAATTAAAACTGGATACAAAAAAAACTAAACGAATTGTTTTTCACGAGATTACAAAATCTGCGATTCTTAAAGCAATCGACAATCCAAGAGAAATAGATTATAATTTAGTAAACGCACAACAGGCGCGTCGTGTTCTGGATCGTTTAGTAGGTTATGAATTGTCTCCGGTTTTATGGAGAAAAATCAAAGGCGGACTTTCTGCTGGTCGTGTACAGTCAGTTTCTGTACGTTTGATTGTAGAAAGAGAACGCGAAATCCAAAGTTTTAATGCAGTTGCAACTTATTCTATTGTTGCTGAATTTGTAAACGAAGCTGGAAAAGCTTTTAAAGCAAAACTTCCAAAAAACTTTAATACTAAAAAAGAGGCCGAAGATTTCTTAAATCAAAACATCGGTTCTAAATATAAGGTAGCAGATTTAGAAACTAAACCTACCAAAAAATCGCCAACATCACCTTTTACAACTTCTACGCTGCAGCAGGAAGCAGCCAGAAAATTGTATCTTCCGGTAGGAATTACTATGCAGTTGGCTCAGCGTCTGTATGAGGCGGGACTTATTACTTATATGAGAACTGACTCTGTGAATCTTTCTAAAGAAGCAATGGATGCGGCCGAAGCAGAAATCATAAAATCATACGGTAAGGAATACTCAAAACCTCGTGTTTTTGCTAATAAAAATAAAGGAGCTCAGGAAGCACACGAAGCAATTCGTCCAACAGATATGTCTCGTCACTCTGTAAATATTGACCGTGACCAGGCTCGTTTATATGATTTGATCTGGAAAAGAACATTAGCATCTCAAATGAGCGATGCGCAATTGGAAAGAACAAACGTAAAAATTGAAGCAGATAATCATGATGAGCTTTTTACAGCTTCTGGAGAAGTATTACTTTTTGAAGGTTTCTTAAAAGTATATTTAGAAGGGCACGATGATGATGAAGAAGAGCAGGAAGGAATGCTTCCGGCTTTAAAAGTAAATGAGAAACTGGCTAACAATTATATTACAGCTACAGAACGATATTCAAGACCGCCGGCACGTTACACTGAGGCATCTTTGGTTAAAAAATTAGAGGAGCTGGGTATCGGTCGTCCGTCTACATATGCGCCAACTATTTCTACCATCATCAATAGAAATTATATTGAAAAAGGTACTCTTGAAGGTGTAGAGCGTAACTATACGCAGCTTACTTTGCAAAATAGTAAAGTAGGTGAAAAGACTTTAAAAGAAAACACTGGTTCTGATAAAGGGAAATTAGTTCCTACTGATATCGGAACTATTGTAACAGATTTCCTTGTTAAGAATTTCGGAAATATTTTAGATTACAATTTTACTGCAAAAGTAGAACAGGATTTTGACGAAATTGCCGAAGGTAATATTGACTGGGCAAAAATGATGCAGGATTTCTACAATCAGTTTCATCCAAATGTAAAAGAAGTTGAGGCAAATGCTGAACGTGAAAGCGGTGAAAGAATTTTAGGAAAAGATGCTGACGGAAGACAAGTCTCTGTGCGTTTAGGAAAATTTGGACCAATGGCGCAGATTGGAGAAGCAGATGATGAAGATAAGAAGTTTGCCAGC from the Flavobacterium sp. genome contains:
- the topA gene encoding type I DNA topoisomerase — encoded protein: MAKNLVIVESPAKAKTIEKFLGSDFQVESSYGHIADLPSKEIGVDVENGFKPKYEVSPDKKALVTKLKSLSKNAETVWLASDEDREGEAISWHLAEELKLDTKKTKRIVFHEITKSAILKAIDNPREIDYNLVNAQQARRVLDRLVGYELSPVLWRKIKGGLSAGRVQSVSVRLIVEREREIQSFNAVATYSIVAEFVNEAGKAFKAKLPKNFNTKKEAEDFLNQNIGSKYKVADLETKPTKKSPTSPFTTSTLQQEAARKLYLPVGITMQLAQRLYEAGLITYMRTDSVNLSKEAMDAAEAEIIKSYGKEYSKPRVFANKNKGAQEAHEAIRPTDMSRHSVNIDRDQARLYDLIWKRTLASQMSDAQLERTNVKIEADNHDELFTASGEVLLFEGFLKVYLEGHDDDEEEQEGMLPALKVNEKLANNYITATERYSRPPARYTEASLVKKLEELGIGRPSTYAPTISTIINRNYIEKGTLEGVERNYTQLTLQNSKVGEKTLKENTGSDKGKLVPTDIGTIVTDFLVKNFGNILDYNFTAKVEQDFDEIAEGNIDWAKMMQDFYNQFHPNVKEVEANAERESGERILGKDADGRQVSVRLGKFGPMAQIGEADDEDKKFASLMADQNIGNITLEEALNLFLLPKNLGDYKGEEVEVSNGRYGPYVRHGSVFISLPRGEDPLSVTKERAQELIDEKALADAPIATYKGEAVQKGVGRFGPFIKWNGLFVNVSKKYNFDNLSQADVEELIEDKLQKNIDKVLHNWEEEGIVVEKARWGRSVILKGKIKIELSKDVDATKLTLAEVQEMIEKKAPAKKTAAKKTTTAKKAPAKKAAAKKK